The nucleotide sequence ATGACCTCAAAGATTTATatggttgcagaaagaagaaatagATTTTATTTTCCTCATCAGGAAGTGACCATCGtactaatttggaaattttgtgccATACAACCTCTACATTAACTGTTAAGATTTAATAACTCAAGCAACCATTCACACAACTTAGACCAACATAAGCGCCGGAACTAAAAAGTCACATAAGAGAAATAACAAAAAATTTAATAAGTTCCCAAGTAGGATTGGTAGAACTTGAAACAAAGGCTGTTACACTGTGTAAAAAGGGATTTAAGTTGTccatgataatgaaactaattagtGTAAATTAATACGCCATAAGGATTTCCTGATGTCGTTCACTTGAAAGAACACATCAGCAGTTTTATTTTGTCAACATAATTCCAGTGAACTCTTAGGTGCAGATGATTAAAATTTTAAGGAAAGAGTGAAAAATTATGTTTCAAAGCAACAACAGAGTTTTAAATGTGATGGCAAGTGTCAAGTGAGAATTTACCATTTTTCAGGAGTCACATCAGACAAACTATTTGCTTAAGACCTAAATAAATACTCACCCTAAATGGATCACTCCTCAAAGATTGTATGAATATAGAATTTTTTGAACCCCGTCCCTGCAAATAGTGAGCAATTATTATATTTAGTACAGTTTCATGAGCAAAATTGATGATTGTTAAGCCTTCTCAGTAAGGCTTGATATCACCAAAGAGTGTCGAGCATGTGACATGCTATATGCCATCCATTATCCAAACAAAGACACTAGGTTTGCAGATAATTTGAGTACAATAATATTAATCCAGAATTCCAGATAATGAGTCAGGATTCAATTGTCAATTAAACAGacaaaaaatatatcagaaaCAAGCCAATGatattactttaaaaaaaaaattaagaatacaTGATTAATCTGATTGCATATTACTCAAGATACTATTTAGTTAACTTAAGGCAACAGTTGCATAAGATTGAGGTGGAGATTAACAAAATTACACAAAGTGACCATAAATAAAAAGGAACATTACAGAGGATGTTTAAGTTTTATATATGCTAGACCTGCATTGATACTGAAAGCAGAAAATTGCACaaaaaagaagattttttttCCAGTTAGTATTAGCAGTAGGGAATTGAAAGAAAAATGGTAAGATCATCACAAAAAATTGATTCATAGTCATCTAAATTTAATCAAGCTGCTAAAAAACATGAGAGAGTAAACATTTAGGGGCTATTTGGATCCTTACATTTGTAAATGCAGTTGTGTTAGGTAAAACATGCATAGGAATATGCAACTTCTGTAAATGAGGGGAGCCTTGTTTGGAACTTTGTGTTTGCAAATATTTTATTAGGATCCTGCATTTGGAGATTGCAATTTCAAATCactaatttatgatgatgcatTGCAAGAAGGTATGAAGGAAAGACTCTGGTGGGAACTTGTAATAGGGGAACATAAAATGGAGTTCTATTCACAATAAACTGGGAAAAATAGAGGGAATGGCAAGATCCACATATTTTCTCATGCATTCAATTTTTCATGGGTCCAACTTGGCTTTGTCAATTAACATATTGGAAAGGTTACCGGATTTGGCTCGTTGGTCACAATATTGGACCATCAGCAACAGTCACAGTTTGAGTTGTGACCAAGATAGGTAGACCTTGAAGTTTCAGTCAGCTTCAACTCATCTTATCGGTCAGGATTGATCCCATACACAATGTCTAGTTTTAGTTaaccttttttattatttttaactggTTCCAGCATTCCAAATTGGTTAATTGATGAAATTCATCAAATGAGGGTTGATCTAATTAATCCTCTAAGCTATGCTTTCTCTATCCAATGTGATGTAGCTCTAGACATTAAGATAGTAAGAACCAAGGATCGTTGATTTCAATACCTGACCCATTTTGGTgatctatcggaccggtacaaACTGGTCAGTACTAATACCGACAAATCTTACACCAATACATACTGGTATTTCGaataggaagaaaaggagaagaggaaatgGTGGAGGAAAAAGTAGGGGTAAGAGGattaagaaggaaaagaaaggaagaagaggtgatggaggaagaggaagaggaaggatgcggtggaggaaaaagaggaggaagaagagcaaggagaagaaaagaagtaggAACGTCCGCGTTGACGGTGCACGGCGAATGATAGACGGTGGCAGGGATGGGTGATAGCAAGGCGAGATGCGCTCGCATTCGAGCGAAGAAGGCTCACAAACACAAGACCTAAATGTGTAAACGAGTTGGAGTGGAATCTGTTTTAATGGGTCGAAGAGGACCGCTCAAAACAGGGGGCAGTCCACGTACCAGTCTATGCTCGAATTGGTATGTACAGCCCATCCCATACCAATCCGAGTGAAATGGCGATCGTTGGTAAGAACTGTACCAAGCAATATGAAATATGTTCTCCATCAGCAATATCATCATATAAACCCACCCAGGAAGACATACTCAGTGTTAGCATCTACACAATTAATTTTGAATTATATGTTTAAGTTCTTTTGTTTAGAGTGACATGGTAAGTATACATTTGATTTACCAGGATGCCCTGCAATTAAATCATAACTATGTCTTGACATATATATCTTTTTGTATATAAGCAATTGACATGATCTTTTTGAAAGATcaaaattttctcaaaaaaaatatatgcccaaaggagatgcatgcagttACATTCGATAAATTACCAATGGAGTACTTACCCCTCTAATACATTTTATTGTTTCTCTTTGATAGCACCTGATCTAAAGAGAGTTTTAGGTTGCCCAAAATCCACAAGATATGATTTCCTGATCTAAAGAGAGTCTTACATTTTATACAGAATCCAcaagataataaatatatatagcaTGCTTAGTCTTAGGTTGCCCAAAAAAAGAGAGTTTTCCTTTTATCTAAAGAGTATCACTGATTTGAAAACCAATAATTCACAAATATGGTTTCAGATCCTCCAAAGTGCCTTATATTAAAAATCAGGATAGACTATATATAGAGTGCTTGAACCATAGAGCAAACTTCAATTGAGCCTTAAAACTTTATTTGGTGCCAATTGACTCCCTtaactataatttatattttgatcaaGTCCTTTCATTAGCTTCCATTCACAAGCCTTGACGCAAAGTTGATCTGACTGCGCAGTTGGACTTGACTTTTTAACGTAACACAAATATTAGCAGAAAAATCATCCAACATGCCCGATATGGTACACAAtagacaatttataattgatttttttattagattGGTATGTTAAGTTCTGTCATGGGTTAATATCAGCTTTCAGTCAAAATTTGTTGATAGATCCTAAtagtaggatttgattgaaatgatAAATCATGATGAGAAGTCAATGGGCACAAATTGATTTTAGAAACCCAGTTGACATCCAGCACTAGTTTTAAGGACTAATGGTGTAATTTATACTAAAATAATAGACTAACACAAACATGTTTACCAATGCATCAAGTAGTGATTTGGATCTTTAATTGTCTTTCGCATATAAATTTAGTCTCAGGTCAACCAACTAAAAAACAAGAGATTCTTGGTAAGTCCATAAGCCCATGGCCAACTTGAAAATCAACTATATAAATGTTAATTTGGTTCTGCACCTTCTAAAATTTACCCTTATTGATAAATTATAAGATTACAAATCCATGTATCATCCATCAAGTGATGCAAAAGTTTAGACTTCATATTTTTGGTCAAGATAATGGATGGGCAAATGAACATCATATAACCTAAAGAGTATATAGATCACATTTAATAATTTGAGTCCTCTATTTGGACTTTCCTCTTAAAGATGTTAATATGATATTAGATTGACCAAGGACAAACCACACTCTTAAGTCTTAAGTGCACATATAAGCATAATAGAGGAAATGCAATTTTAAGTTGAGAAATGGACCCAAAAATGATAAAGAAGAGTTGGAATTAAGGACCAACGAGACTGAACATGAAAATTTACGATGGCTAATAAACTCCATAATGGAGTTGACATTAGATATAACAAAGGAAACAAATAAATCCATGTAGCAGCACTAGCAACCAAATATGTAAACCTTGAAGGAGAAACAATAGGCTCTAGCAGACCACACGCAACAGTTTTCAAGGTGCAAACAAACTTCCGAAGAAACTTTAATTCGAGAAATCAACTCCACCAGCATGTAAAGCATCAAGCATTTTCAATTATAATCCATTATTTTTAAGATGGATGCCCCTTTATCAGGTCACATACTAGTGTTAAGCCCTCAGGATGACAACAAAAGATCACCAACAATACAAGTCATTAAAATCTAACCATGAATCTATTTGGAGGTTGTACTATgcttttttcttattatgcaaaaccatgagaaaaattCAGATCCAGTAGTAAACAGATGGCCCATGATAAGCTAGAGAGATGAAAGATCAATTTGCAGTTCTAAATAACCTCGAGATGAACATCTTTAAGCCTCCTTCCAGTTTGAGCACAGCATATGCGTACAACATGCTCTTCGCAGCTTCCAGTTATCATGTAATCCCTTCCATTCATATAGTAAGATCGAGTATAATTTTGAGCATTTCCAGTAGAAGTAATGTCAAATGAAGTCAGAAGTCTTCCATCTACAGCCAATAGTTGCTTAACCTGGAAAAACTTGCTAAGATCATCAACATATGGTTGCAAAGCATAATGTAACCGAATGTGTCATACAAGTTTACCTCATTGTCTATGGCTGATGTAAGTAAATAGTAATCATCAGGAGAAAAGCAAACCATCACGTTCCCTCTAGAGCTTGAAGCTGTATAACAAGGCTGTGACGTACCTTGCCTTAAGTCCCACATCTTGACATCTTTATCAAAGGATGCAGTGGCAAATAAAGTGGGTGAATGGTAGGCAAACTTGACAACATTTATATGTTCCTTATGAAGGTCCTTGAAAATTTGCAAACGCCTTCCACTGCACATGTCATAGAGCGCCACATGATTTGAGAATCCACTTGCAAGAATATATTCATCATTTGAATTTATATGGACAGATGTTAACTGCTCAAAATCATCAAATGTGTGCATAGAAGCATCCATATTGCAATATCGATCAGTGACCTTTGACAGCATTCGACAAACATCATACATTTGCAAAGAACCATTATCCGAACCAGCGATGAGCTAGAGTTAACAGCATAAACCCAAAATGACAAGTCAGTGATGTGGAAAAATTAGGACATGAACATGATATAGATACAGCCAGTGTGGGTAAAGCAGGTAAATATTGTCAAGAAAAGATAGGGAAAACATGGTATATTTATCAACCTTAAAAGCAGCAGATTTATGTTCACCAGTAGTCAGCTCACCTTAGATGGATGCTTCTTAAGCCAGCAAAGGCCTAAAATGCTATTTAGTGTCATACCAACTGATGGAAGATAACCAACAAGTTTCTCGCTTTCATGGTTAAGAACCACAAGCTCCCCATCTAGTGTTCCAAATACCATAAGTCTTGGGTCTGTAGGATGGTACTCAAATTGTCTTGGACGAAAGCTCTTTGTCTCTTCACTTGGACCACTTCTAAAATTGGAAATTGAATGTGAATGAGGCTGTGGAGATGAGTTTACTTTAGCAGCAGAAAGTGACCTGAGGAATGAGTGATTACTTTCTCTAAGATACCGTTGCTTCACTTTAGAAGATCTCTGAAAGAAAACACCACTGCTGATTTCACGCCTCTGAACGATACTGACAACAGAATCTTTTCCTCGTCTGTTATATGGTGCACGCTCAAAATATCTCTTAAAGACTAATTTGGCTTGCTCCCGTTCCACATCTCCAATAGGCAAATTATCTAAAACTAATAAATTTGGCAGTGATGTTATCATATATTCTTTGTAGTATGTCTCAAAACAAATTGGTGAAGGATGACTAGAAATATGATTCTTCAGTGAGGTCATTGTAACATTTTTTACCTTCAGACTATTAGTCAAAGATCCTTCATCTTTAGAAAATTCTTCAGTGATAGTGAAATTATCAATATAGTTATGCTGACAACAAAATTCATCAGCATTTGCATGCCCAATAAAAGAGTTACTATCATTTAGTCTTCTACTTGAAGACATTACCTCCTCAAAAGTTGGAATAAGAGTTGGTACTGAAGAAATAATGCTAGATGGTGTAGAATGTTTCGATGGGCTTACTATGACATTTGAATTGGCCTGGTTATTAAACTCAATAACAGGATCagatatttttctcaaattgtcAACCTCTTTTGTATCACTTGAAAATTCTGAATCACTTTCATCTGATAACACCTGAGTAGTGCTTTtcagtgaatcatgatttaaaaatgacAGATTATCAGAGCAAAGTCTACCAAGAGTGTCATCTGTAGAGTGTTCCATAGTCTGTTCTAACATGTCATCATTATCCACACATCTTGATCCTAAGTAGGAAGAAAATTGTTGCTTATCAGAGAAAATCTTCTCATTTCCCAGTCTGATCACTCCACCAGATGTTGGACATGGCCCAGTATCAAAGCAGCACAAACAAGTTTGAAAGCGAAGTTCAACCAAAGAACGAAGTTTTGATAGTGCAGCACTTGTTATCCATAGATTGGCTACTCTTGTTTCACACATTGAGAGCCGCATCAGCTTTGGCATACAACTAAAACAATTGATGTGGAAGCTGTTCAAATGAACACTAAAATCCAAATTAAGTGTGTGTAATTCCATGAATTTCCCTGTCATGTTGAGCTTCCGAATAGGAGAGAAGCGCAAGTTCAAAACCTGGCACGTTGTACCTCTCTGGAAAATATCACTAGAAGCAATGGAGAGTAGAGTAATTATGTCAGCGAATAGAAAATGTTTAACATGCAATATTTCACCTAGTTTAGATCAAGTTCAAGAAATGCCATAATGTGAAGACAACATTTAAAACAACAACATATAACCCTCCTATAGAACAATGTGGTGGTATTTCCATAGTTGATTAATGGACTCTTCCTCGTTTTTGTGAACACAGAATCTTACCTCTGCAAGATATCTCCAAATGGTTTTTAAAAATTATGAGATCCGCAATAGCATAACTGACAACAGTAAGCTTCATTCTTCTTAGCAAATGAATAACCTTTGTTCTGGTATCACGGTTGTAGAACGGCCCACTATAATGGATATAACTCAAAACTGGACTAACCAGTTCTAATGCTTATAACAGGTTGCTAGCAGCCCTCTAGCTCATTTTGAGCAACAATTTTAATGAACAAATATTTAGAGGCATGCCCGTTCATTATTAGACATTATAGTGAAAATAACTGAAAATAGTTATCATTATTGCTCAAATCAATAtttcaacaaaagaaagaaaaaacaatgtTAAGTCACATGACAGTATCATTGAAAATCAAAAAACTTATTATTATATCTGGCagaattagattcacaaaataatGGTATATATTCAAGTTGCATAACACTGTCATAGTGGAAAATGGTGGATCTCGATTACTTAAAAACAATATCCTTTACCCTTTACTAATAGTCATTACAGTTACAATTGCATTTAAGAAAATGTTGTAGATGATTGTTACGTGATCAAATGTTATTAGAGACCTTTAATGTCAAAAAGAATCTGGTGAACATTAAGCAACATACCGCAAAACATCTTTCCAAAATGATGAATTAATGAAATTAACAGCCCGAAGCTTATGGTTGACTGCACGAAGTAACAGTAGTAGAGATTCCCCATCTATTGAAACATCAGATGATTTCTGACTTACATCAACTGCATCAACATCAGATGAACTGATTCCTGATAAAGTATCTATAAGTGGAGGAATGTCGGAAAATGTCAAATTGTCAATCAAGATTTCCAAAGAGCATTGTTCAAAGTGCACTTTCTGATGTTTCACCTTGAGCAAAGTAGTAAATGTTAGACCTTACATAGCACAAGACCTAAAGGAAAAAAGATGAATAAAAATATGTAACCAGATAACAACTTAAACCAATTTCAAGTTTTATCCCTTTTGACTGATTAGACAAATACAGAGTTAAACCTTTCTCTATCAGATCAACCAAATTTGGACTTACTCATATTCTGCATCTTAATAAGGTTTTGAACCTTCAAGCCTCAAAGTATGCAAAGTGTATCTGTGGACTAAGTATAAGAATGTCAATGGTTTACAGATAATAGTATTGAGATACTTTTATGACCTAATTATCTGACAGAAAGGATGATACCTAGTTTCATACATTGTTGTATCAGACACCAAAAAGAAGTTCCATTATACAGTTCAGGTTCCCCCAGTTAACAAGTAACAACCCTGCAGCTAATGGCTTGAgcaagcttgtaaataagattagtAGAAGTTCACCATATGAAATATCAAGATGAAGACACACTAACCTCAAATCCGGGAAAGGATACTTAGAATAGGTAACCATATCCAAAGATAGAAAGAAAGCAGCTTGGACATAACTGTTATTGCCAAAAGCCTGAAAGAGGTGATAGAACATCTGAAacgttggtactcttgaatcaggACATGCAAATTACATAAGTATACTAGTCTGATTATGCATACAaccaatgacttggagaagacaGTGGCACAAGGAAACATGGCTTGTCCCCATTAGGGTTGGATGTGTTGATCAGAACTCTTCACTGAAATCATAAATTGAAGAGCAAGGGGAAAGATGTATATGACCAAATAACAGAAAATTATCAAGTAAACCATGAAGCACAAACTCCCAGTTGTCTAAAGAGATGTATCTAAATTTTGGTATGCATCACTACAGAAGTATGTCTCATCATTGCATGGTTGGTGTTTCAAATGGAAAATCATATATTGCTTAACATTACAAAAGAAAGGACACTAGTTTCATAACTGTTATAGAAGCATTTGACTTTGCTTTGCTCCGAAAGTCCATGGATGGTGGATTCCAGAAAAAGGCTGTCACTTATCCATTGTTCATCCACTCTGTTATTAAAACTTAAGTATGAAAAACACATTCTaagttcatatttttttattttctcaaggTGGCCAATAGCTTCACATACACTTTCATGACGTTTCAATTAAATGAATCACAACTTTTAGAAGACAGCAGAGTAAAAGTGTAATTCACCCAATTAAGCTCAAATAAGTTAACTTTTATGCCCTTCTCCAAGACAAGGAAATGAATACTATCATGTGTTAACCTAAAACTCTAAAAGATTAAGAAATGATCCATCACATTTCATAAATTTATGTaaccaaaataagaaaaaaatttaaatattgccCTATGGTGTTCACCAATTACACATTTTTTAATGGCAATTTCTGTTGCAAGTAGCTGAACCAACTGGATCTTTGGTAAATCACACCACGCTAGCAGAAACTGCTAAGAAAGAAGTAGATACTCCTTGGCCAACTTGCTAAGGCAAGTAGCTAGGAAAATGATTGATCTGTAGTATACCATAGAGCAGTGTGAAGTACATCCCAGCTCCATCTCACCATATGCTTGGAACATGGGATATTCAAAACTGTATTATGTATTAGACCAGGAAAATCAGAGAATCACTGCTAACCCTGGATATTATCCCCCTGAACCCACACAGAAAGCCTCTACCAACTAACCAAAATGATTTGAAGTTACATCTATAGTGCCTACAAATTGCACACCCATTAAGATAAAAACAAGACAATAAAATAATGTTTGAAGCATTCAAACGCAAGATGCAAATAAAATACATCCAATATATTGGAAAAAATTACTTTTGATAGACACGATAAGATTGAAGAATTAGGTAGAACCTCCTGCTTCTGGCATGCATTACAGTACCTTAAGAACAAAAATAGTCAAATATGAAGTTAAAcacttgaaaaatatgaaaaaaacaaGAACCAAAAGTAAATGCTTCATAAATCTTTACTTCTTGCATATAACCGGAGTAAAAAAGTGTAAAACAACTTGATTGTCGATACATTTACATGTCACAAGAGATACTAAAATGAGAAAGTTCACAACTAATACTGATGGACATTAAGAATATTGATTACAATCAAAATGCTTAATATTTCTTCAGAGAACATACCACAGGCCCTTGCATCAAGGATGTATTggttaaaaagaaaaacatattaTGGTAGAGCAGAAGTACAAGACAAATGCTTGGCAAAAAGcacttaaaagaaaaataaagtaaaGCTATATTTGAGACACTTATTCTCCATGCAGAAATCAGCACAATTGGAGTTTGAAATCAGGAACAACATAATGACAGAATGTCATATGTTGAACATATAGTATTGTAGGTATATTCCAACAATATTTTCACATAAACAAGATGATATGATTATACTGACTCATAAACAAGCTATATTCAAGACAGCCTCTACACCGGCCTAATGACACGATAACAAGATGACATGCTGATTCAaggcagctgcatccatcataaacAGCATCAATCTGCACTATGGTGTACCATGTTAATATCCAGTCACAGAAGATACGGCATGTAAT is from Musa acuminata AAA Group cultivar baxijiao chromosome BXJ1-6, Cavendish_Baxijiao_AAA, whole genome shotgun sequence and encodes:
- the LOC135585360 gene encoding protein DWD HYPERSENSITIVE TO UV-B 1-like isoform X3, whose protein sequence is MHARSRRFYLILQSYRVYQNDIFQRGTTCQVLNLRFSPIRKLNMTGKFMELHTLNLDFSVHLNSFHINCFSCMPKLMRLSMCETRVANLWITSAALSKLRSLVELRFQTCLCCFDTGPCPTSGGVIRLGNEKIFSDKQQFSSYLGSRCVDNDDMLEQTMEHSTDDTLGRLCSDNLSFLNHDSLKSTTQVLSDESDSEFSSDTKEVDNLRKISDPVIEFNNQANSNVIVSPSKHSTPSSIISSVPTLIPTFEEVMSSSRRLNDSNSFIGHANADEFCCQHNYIDNFTITEEFSKDEGSLTNSLKVKNVTMTSLKNHISSHPSPICFETYYKEYMITSLPNLLVLDNLPIGDVEREQAKLVFKRYFERAPYNRRGKDSVVSIVQRREISSGVFFQRSSKVKQRYLRESNHSFLRSLSAAKVNSSPQPHSHSISNFRSGPSEETKSFRPRQFEYHPTDPRLMVFGTLDGELVVLNHESEKLVGYLPSVGMTLNSILGLCWLKKHPSKLIAGSDNGSLQMYDVCRMLSKVTDRYCNMDASMHTFDDFEQLTSVHINSNDEYILASGFSNHVALYDMCSGRRLQIFKDLHKEHINVVKFAYHSPTLFATASFDKDVKMWDLRQGTSQPCYTASSSRGNVMVCFSPDDYYLLTSAIDNEVKQLLAVDGRLLTSFDITSTGNAQNYTRSYYMNGRDYMITGSCEEHVVRICCAQTGRRLKDVHLEGRGSKNSIFIQSLRSDPFRAFHMSILAAHWHPFTKSEIIKVNLLQTEECIEESTSG
- the LOC135585360 gene encoding protein DWD HYPERSENSITIVE TO UV-B 1-like isoform X4; the protein is MTGKFMELHTLNLDFSVHLNSFHINCFSCMPKLMRLSMCETRVANLWITSAALSKLRSLVELRFQTCLCCFDTGPCPTSGGVIRLGNEKIFSDKQQFSSYLGSRCVDNDDMLEQTMEHSTDDTLGRLCSDNLSFLNHDSLKSTTQVLSDESDSEFSSDTKEVDNLRKISDPVIEFNNQANSNVIVSPSKHSTPSSIISSVPTLIPTFEEVMSSSRRLNDSNSFIGHANADEFCCQHNYIDNFTITEEFSKDEGSLTNSLKVKNVTMTSLKNHISSHPSPICFETYYKEYMITSLPNLLVLDNLPIGDVEREQAKLVFKRYFERAPYNRRGKDSVVSIVQRREISSGVFFQRSSKVKQRYLRESNHSFLRSLSAAKVNSSPQPHSHSISNFRSGPSEETKSFRPRQFEYHPTDPRLMVFGTLDGELVVLNHESEKLVGYLPSVGMTLNSILGLCWLKKHPSKLIAGSDNGSLQMYDVCRMLSKVTDRYCNMDASMHTFDDFEQLTSVHINSNDEYILASGFSNHVALYDMCSGRRLQIFKDLHKEHINVVKFAYHSPTLFATASFDKDVKMWDLRQGTSQPCYTASSSRGNVMVCFSPDDYYLLTSAIDNEVKQLLAVDGRLLTSFDITSTGNAQNYTRSYYMNGRDYMITGSCEEHVVRICCAQTGRRLKDVHLEGRGSKNSIFIQSLRSDPFRAFHMSILAAHWHPFTKSEIIKVNLLQTEECIEESTSG
- the LOC135585360 gene encoding protein DWD HYPERSENSITIVE TO UV-B 1-like isoform X1, translating into MCTMRKSAPDVDLCAYPSLPPLTAKPPSNHSSCVFPSPFRARRLLARSLPPSSKVEPRRRTDHHGLGSLSARIKVKHQKVHFEQCSLEILIDNLTFSDIPPLIDTLSGISSSDVDAVDVSQKSSDVSIDGESLLLLLRAVNHKLRAVNFINSSFWKDVLRDIFQRGTTCQVLNLRFSPIRKLNMTGKFMELHTLNLDFSVHLNSFHINCFSCMPKLMRLSMCETRVANLWITSAALSKLRSLVELRFQTCLCCFDTGPCPTSGGVIRLGNEKIFSDKQQFSSYLGSRCVDNDDMLEQTMEHSTDDTLGRLCSDNLSFLNHDSLKSTTQVLSDESDSEFSSDTKEVDNLRKISDPVIEFNNQANSNVIVSPSKHSTPSSIISSVPTLIPTFEEVMSSSRRLNDSNSFIGHANADEFCCQHNYIDNFTITEEFSKDEGSLTNSLKVKNVTMTSLKNHISSHPSPICFETYYKEYMITSLPNLLVLDNLPIGDVEREQAKLVFKRYFERAPYNRRGKDSVVSIVQRREISSGVFFQRSSKVKQRYLRESNHSFLRSLSAAKVNSSPQPHSHSISNFRSGPSEETKSFRPRQFEYHPTDPRLMVFGTLDGELVVLNHESEKLVGYLPSVGMTLNSILGLCWLKKHPSKLIAGSDNGSLQMYDVCRMLSKVTDRYCNMDASMHTFDDFEQLTSVHINSNDEYILASGFSNHVALYDMCSGRRLQIFKDLHKEHINVVKFAYHSPTLFATASFDKDVKMWDLRQGTSQPCYTASSSRGNVMVCFSPDDYYLLTSAIDNEVKQLLAVDGRLLTSFDITSTGNAQNYTRSYYMNGRDYMITGSCEEHVVRICCAQTGRRLKDVHLEGRGSKNSIFIQSLRSDPFRAFHMSILAAHWHPFTKSEIIKVNLLQTEECIEESTSG
- the LOC135585360 gene encoding protein DWD HYPERSENSITIVE TO UV-B 1-like isoform X2; the encoded protein is MASDLSQLESRYCNACQKQEVLPNSSILSCLSKVKHQKVHFEQCSLEILIDNLTFSDIPPLIDTLSGISSSDVDAVDVSQKSSDVSIDGESLLLLLRAVNHKLRAVNFINSSFWKDVLRDIFQRGTTCQVLNLRFSPIRKLNMTGKFMELHTLNLDFSVHLNSFHINCFSCMPKLMRLSMCETRVANLWITSAALSKLRSLVELRFQTCLCCFDTGPCPTSGGVIRLGNEKIFSDKQQFSSYLGSRCVDNDDMLEQTMEHSTDDTLGRLCSDNLSFLNHDSLKSTTQVLSDESDSEFSSDTKEVDNLRKISDPVIEFNNQANSNVIVSPSKHSTPSSIISSVPTLIPTFEEVMSSSRRLNDSNSFIGHANADEFCCQHNYIDNFTITEEFSKDEGSLTNSLKVKNVTMTSLKNHISSHPSPICFETYYKEYMITSLPNLLVLDNLPIGDVEREQAKLVFKRYFERAPYNRRGKDSVVSIVQRREISSGVFFQRSSKVKQRYLRESNHSFLRSLSAAKVNSSPQPHSHSISNFRSGPSEETKSFRPRQFEYHPTDPRLMVFGTLDGELVVLNHESEKLVGYLPSVGMTLNSILGLCWLKKHPSKLIAGSDNGSLQMYDVCRMLSKVTDRYCNMDASMHTFDDFEQLTSVHINSNDEYILASGFSNHVALYDMCSGRRLQIFKDLHKEHINVVKFAYHSPTLFATASFDKDVKMWDLRQGTSQPCYTASSSRGNVMVCFSPDDYYLLTSAIDNEVKQLLAVDGRLLTSFDITSTGNAQNYTRSYYMNGRDYMITGSCEEHVVRICCAQTGRRLKDVHLEGRGSKNSIFIQSLRSDPFRAFHMSILAAHWHPFTKSEIIKVNLLQTEECIEESTSG